In the genome of Lacerta agilis isolate rLacAgi1 chromosome 2, rLacAgi1.pri, whole genome shotgun sequence, one region contains:
- the CCDC71 gene encoding coiled-coil domain-containing protein 71: MNVEADNAEEKAVHSWSRISSAGQKALEEALRVFNPMSRDLSDTETQLVAFLQGLREEGYQPTILRSKDVYGYSSCTARMPSQAKDSIPDTSKTAAPISESAKAPARSTAVVAKVPGPLAGITARSPKDSGKPLPKNSNSTNLLLNSLKRTRSGTSNASAVGFPAHMYPGVYPAMRLSVVLEALVPLKATASCLESKCEQGRLGISASDLKLLKAAGASRQPPAIKATKMPPGQLDPKGYRHTSKKGPDSGALAVSLVKGPKGGVLRESNACKASGVLNGRLSGSASQSCSTGASRTKEPPAAKTERRGSGSHQETAEQKRKRAEEGKELPHRKKPNPVSPPSKPDLASATLSLLKFRAIKVNSSSDDELRRRAQKILRVNLSPVIRIQPLPPSRSVP, translated from the coding sequence ATGAATGTTGAGGCGGACAATGCGGAAGAAAAAGCAGTCCATTCGTGGTCAAGGATCTCCTCCGCAGGACAGAAGGCCTTGGAAGAAGCTCTCCGAGTGTTCAACCCCATGTCGAGGGACCTGTCTGACACGGAGACCCAGCTGGTAGCTTTTCTTCAAGGCCTCAGGGAGGAAGGCTACCAGCCCACCATCCTCAGAAGCAAAGACGTTTATGGGTACAGCTCATGTACTGCCCGTATGCCCAGTCAGGCAAAAGACAGCATTCCGGACACTTCAAAAACAGCTGCCCCTATTTCGGAATCCGCAAAGGCTCCGGCTCGAAGCACCGCAGTCGTGGCAAAAGTACCTGGCCCCTTAGCAGGCATTACCGCACGTTCTCCCAAAGACTCTGGAAAGCCATTGCCGAAGAACAGTAATTCCACAAACCTCCTGTTGAACTCCTTGAAACGGACACGTTCAGGCACATCAAATGCATCTGCTGTGGGCTTCCCTGCTCACATGTACCCTGGTGTCTACCCGGCCATGAGACTGTCTGTGGTGCTAGAAGCCTTGGTCCCCCTGAAAGCCACGGCCTCCTGCCTGGAGTCCAAATGTGAACAAGGGCGCCTGGGGATTTCGGCCTCGGACCTTAAGCTTCTCAAGGCAGCCGGGGCGTCCAGGCAGCCTCCGGCCATCAAAGCTACTAAAATGCCACCCGGTCAGTTGGACCCCAAAGGGTATAGGCACACTTCGAAAAAAGGACCGGACTCTGGCGCTCTGGCGGTGAGCCTCGTAAAAGGACCCAAGGGTGGAGTTCTGCGGGAGAGTAACGCTTGCAAAGCCTCCGGGGTTCTGAACGGCAGGCTTTCCGGAAGCGCCTCCCAGAGCTGCAGCACTGGGGCGTCCAGGACGAAGGAGCCGCCCGCGGCCAAAACGGAACGGAGAGGTAGCGGCAGCCACCAGGAGACAGCCgagcagaaaaggaaaagagcggaggaggggaaggagctgCCGCACAGGAAGAAACCGAATCCCGTCTCGCCCCCCAGCAAACCAGATCTGGCGTCCGCAACGTTGAGCCTGCTGAAGTTCCGGGCGATCAAGGTGAACAGCTCTTCCGATGACGAGTTGCGGAGGAGAGCGCAGAAGATCCTCCGGGTTAATCTGTCCCCTGTCATCAGGATCCAGCCGTTGCCTCCCTCCCGCAGCGTCCCTTGA